In a single window of the Xylanimonas protaetiae genome:
- a CDS encoding GtrA family protein encodes MMTVSIARYLVAGGLAFAVDFGFLALLREGLGWPTGVAAAVAFLLSFAFTYSVQRRIGFASRAPHGRALVRYTILVAVNTVVTAAVVALIDQTSAGWGIGKVVATMVTTVSNFFAYRWWVFAADAHGADGTRLRQRGSDGF; translated from the coding sequence ATGATGACTGTCAGCATCGCGCGGTACCTCGTCGCCGGGGGGCTCGCATTCGCCGTCGACTTCGGCTTTCTCGCGCTGCTTCGTGAAGGCCTGGGCTGGCCGACGGGCGTTGCCGCCGCGGTGGCTTTTCTGCTCAGTTTTGCTTTCACATACTCGGTGCAGCGCAGGATCGGGTTTGCGTCGCGAGCCCCGCACGGTCGCGCGCTGGTGCGGTACACGATCCTCGTGGCGGTCAACACCGTCGTCACCGCCGCGGTCGTCGCGCTGATCGACCAGACCTCCGCAGGCTGGGGCATCGGCAAGGTGGTCGCGACGATGGTCACGACGGTCTCGAACTTCTTCGCGTACCGCTGGTGGGTGTTCGCCGCCGACGCCCACGGGGCCGACGGCACGCGACTTCGACAGAGGGGGTCTGATGGTTTTTGA
- a CDS encoding IS4 family transposase, translated as MPQSAIDRVARAFAPGHLGELSALVPVELVDEVLARHRATEQRVRLLPSRVVVYLLVAGALFAGLGWQQVWDRLVAGLGHVDSCPSRTAIALALRRVGPGPLRSLFEVLACPAPGSTRWRGLLVCALDGTVTSVPDSPANTIRYVKQRGGPTGGGSYPGLRLVALVACGTRTLIDATFGPTTTGETVYAQVLTRSLHAGMLLLADRGLSSAALVAAAHARGAHVLVRARTAAANGPALPVTRALDDGSWLSMLGATRVRVIDAQITSATTAATTTSHYRLVTTLLDPRTHPADQLAGLYHQRWQVETAYLELKSTILGGRVLRARTPDGIEQEVYALLIAYQALRTAIGRRDHHHRDPARPRQLHDRAERRTRPDHRQPARRRHRSPDRTARRDRRRGHRTTTASNPPPHERPHRQTSDLQVQRPRPQHRPQDLQDHPDHHDLDKTDAHLTSRHCP; from the coding sequence GTGCCGCAGTCTGCCATCGATCGTGTCGCTCGCGCCTTCGCTCCGGGGCACCTGGGCGAGTTGAGCGCCCTGGTTCCCGTCGAGCTCGTCGATGAGGTGCTGGCCCGTCACCGGGCGACCGAGCAGCGCGTACGGCTGCTGCCCTCACGGGTGGTCGTCTACCTGCTGGTCGCGGGTGCGTTGTTCGCGGGCCTGGGCTGGCAGCAGGTCTGGGACCGGCTGGTCGCCGGCCTCGGGCATGTCGATTCCTGTCCGTCGCGCACCGCGATCGCGCTCGCGCTGCGCCGGGTCGGGCCCGGCCCGTTGCGGTCGCTGTTCGAGGTCCTGGCCTGCCCGGCACCAGGCTCGACCCGGTGGCGGGGACTGCTGGTGTGCGCGCTGGACGGGACGGTCACCTCGGTGCCTGACAGCCCGGCCAACACCATCCGGTACGTCAAGCAGCGCGGCGGGCCCACCGGCGGCGGGTCCTACCCCGGGCTGCGGCTGGTCGCGCTCGTCGCGTGCGGGACCCGCACCCTGATCGATGCGACGTTCGGCCCGACCACGACCGGGGAGACGGTCTACGCGCAGGTCCTGACTCGCTCGCTGCATGCCGGGATGCTGCTGCTGGCCGACCGCGGCCTGAGCTCGGCGGCGCTGGTCGCCGCAGCCCACGCGAGGGGAGCCCACGTGCTGGTGCGAGCACGTACCGCCGCCGCCAACGGTCCCGCCCTGCCCGTCACCCGAGCGCTGGACGATGGTTCGTGGCTGTCGATGCTCGGCGCCACACGGGTGCGCGTCATCGACGCTCAGATCACCTCGGCCACGACGGCTGCGACCACGACCAGCCACTACCGCCTGGTCACCACGCTCCTGGACCCCCGCACCCACCCGGCCGACCAGCTCGCGGGCCTGTACCACCAACGCTGGCAGGTCGAGACCGCCTACCTCGAGCTGAAGTCGACCATCCTGGGCGGGCGGGTCCTGCGCGCCCGGACCCCCGACGGGATCGAGCAAGAGGTCTACGCCCTGCTCATCGCCTACCAGGCCCTACGCACCGCCATTGGCCGACGCGACCACCACCACCGCGATCCCGCCCGACCGCGCCAGCTTCACGATCGCGCTGAACGCCGCACGCGACCAGATCACCGCCAACCGGCACGCCGACGCCACCGATCCCCCGATCGAACTGCTCGGCGTGATCGGCGCCGCGGTCACCGCACGACCACTGCCAGCAACCCGCCCCCGCACGAACGCCCGCACCGTCAAACGAGCGATCTCCAAGTACAACGCCCGCGGCCCCAACATCGACCGCAAGACCTACAAGACCACCCTGACCATCACGATCTTGACAAAACCGACGCCCACCTAACTTCGCGGCATTGCCCCTAG
- a CDS encoding cell wall-binding repeat-containing protein, whose amino-acid sequence MSASAVITAAPAAAAPHRVQGTSDQAGATDSVLPEAGPTAADVETVDANAEAPMEVAEGFQTVGVSWPADVDSAMPDLQVRVRDTDGAWGGWTHLERETDGPDRETRTVSSSPVYVGESDALEIATVDAALTVPSGVQVTTVSSDKVDAPAATSAGVVAPAGTTAGPTIITRSEWRAAPACAWPAASALKGAAVHHTDNANSYSSVAEAMQLIRNDQAYHQNSNGWCDIGYNFIVDKWGNIYEGAAGSVDAPIIGAHTGGFNTGTVGVAMLGSYTTAAGVTPSAAQQDGVAKIIGYRLAQYGVNPAESTTFTAASQTAGGRFVAGQQVVLPRVFAHRDTHQTQCPGDLGYAVLPGIRAAAAQYAGLYAPYFAGVTRLAGPDRYSTSAAISAATFAPGVPVAYVAVGTDFPDALSGASAAAAGKGPVLLVETNGVPSVVEGELRRLRPGRIVVLGSAGVVSDAVATRLNGLTSGGVTRLAGPDRYSTSAAISAATFAPGVPVAYVAVGTDFPDALSGASAAAAGKGPVLLVETNGVPSVVEGELRRLRPGRIVVLGSAGVVSDAVATRLNGLTSGGVTRLAGPDRYSTSAAISAATFAPGVPVAYVAVGTNFPDGLSGAPAAAAGGGPVLLVTTSAVPEVIAAELQRLAPAHVVVLGSSGVVSDSVAATLAGYARGAAGS is encoded by the coding sequence ATGTCTGCGTCAGCCGTCATCACCGCGGCGCCAGCGGCGGCGGCACCGCATCGCGTGCAGGGCACCTCGGACCAGGCGGGCGCCACGGACTCCGTCCTGCCTGAGGCGGGCCCGACAGCGGCGGACGTCGAGACAGTGGACGCGAACGCGGAGGCGCCGATGGAGGTTGCCGAAGGCTTCCAGACTGTCGGTGTGAGCTGGCCCGCTGACGTCGACAGCGCGATGCCAGATCTTCAGGTGCGGGTTCGTGACACGGATGGCGCCTGGGGAGGATGGACCCATCTAGAGAGGGAGACAGACGGACCCGACCGGGAGACGAGGACTGTCTCGTCGAGCCCGGTCTACGTGGGGGAGTCCGATGCGCTTGAGATCGCGACGGTCGACGCCGCGCTCACCGTTCCCTCCGGTGTGCAGGTCACCACGGTGTCCTCGGACAAGGTCGACGCACCTGCGGCGACGAGTGCTGGCGTGGTCGCTCCTGCTGGGACCACCGCTGGTCCCACCATCATCACTCGCAGCGAGTGGCGAGCTGCGCCCGCCTGCGCGTGGCCCGCAGCGTCCGCACTGAAGGGCGCGGCGGTCCATCACACCGACAATGCGAACAGCTACAGCTCGGTGGCGGAAGCGATGCAGCTTATCCGCAACGATCAGGCCTACCACCAGAACTCCAACGGCTGGTGCGACATCGGCTACAACTTCATCGTCGACAAATGGGGCAACATCTACGAGGGCGCCGCAGGCAGCGTTGACGCCCCGATCATCGGGGCGCACACGGGCGGGTTCAACACGGGCACCGTCGGTGTCGCAATGCTCGGCAGCTACACCACCGCGGCGGGCGTGACGCCCTCAGCCGCGCAGCAGGACGGTGTTGCCAAGATCATCGGGTACCGCCTCGCTCAGTATGGCGTCAACCCAGCGGAGTCGACGACCTTCACTGCCGCCAGCCAGACCGCGGGCGGCCGGTTCGTTGCGGGCCAGCAGGTCGTCCTGCCACGGGTGTTCGCTCACCGCGACACCCACCAGACACAGTGCCCTGGTGACCTGGGCTACGCAGTGCTGCCCGGCATCCGAGCAGCTGCTGCCCAGTACGCGGGCCTCTATGCCCCCTACTTCGCCGGGGTGACCCGTCTTGCTGGACCGGATCGGTACTCGACTTCAGCGGCGATCTCGGCGGCGACTTTCGCGCCAGGTGTGCCAGTGGCCTACGTCGCCGTCGGAACGGACTTCCCCGATGCGCTGTCGGGTGCTTCTGCGGCGGCCGCCGGGAAGGGCCCGGTGTTGTTGGTCGAGACCAACGGGGTTCCGAGCGTTGTCGAGGGAGAGCTGCGGCGTCTGCGTCCGGGTCGGATCGTGGTGCTCGGTAGTGCGGGCGTGGTTTCGGACGCGGTGGCTACTCGGTTGAATGGGCTGACCTCCGGTGGGGTGACTCGCCTTGCTGGACCGGATCGGTACTCGACTTCAGCGGCGATCTCGGCGGCGACTTTCGCGCCAGGTGTGCCAGTGGCCTACGTCGCCGTCGGAACGGACTTCCCCGATGCGCTGTCGGGTGCTTCTGCGGCGGCCGCCGGGAAGGGCCCGGTGTTGTTGGTCGAGACCAACGGGGTTCCGAGCGTTGTCGAGGGAGAGCTGCGGCGTCTGCGTCCGGGTCGGATCGTGGTGCTCGGTAGTGCGGGCGTGGTTTCGGACGCGGTGGCTACTCGGTTGAATGGGCTGACCTCCGGTGGGGTGACTCGCCTTGCTGGACCGGATCGGTACTCGACTTCAGCGGCGATCTCGGCGGCGACTTTCGCGCCAGGTGTGCCAGTGGCCTACGTCGCCGTGGGAACGAACTTCCCGGACGGTCTGTCTGGGGCGCCGGCCGCGGCTGCCGGCGGCGGGCCGGTGCTCCTGGTGACGACCAGCGCCGTTCCCGAGGTCATTGCGGCGGAACTGCAGCGCCTAGCGCCGGCACATGTCGTCGTGCTCGGCAGTTCTGGCGTGGTCTCGGACTCTGTGGCCGCGACCCTCGCCGGTTACGCCCGCGGTGCCGCCGGCTCGTGA
- the wecB gene encoding non-hydrolyzing UDP-N-acetylglucosamine 2-epimerase, translating to MKILSVVGARPQFVKLAPIARAATDAGVDHVIVHTGQHYDPMLSDVFFRELGIPDPDVHLGVGSASHGVQTGAILGALDGVLEEHRPDWVLAYGDTNSTLAAAIAAVKLHYPLAHLEAGLRSFNRRMPEELNRVLTDHAADLCLAPTEVGMKHLVDEGLADHSILVGDVMTDVLLQVRDAVADREVPLLDDLGLERQGFYIATLHRAENTDDPARLDAVIQGLSELDHPVVLLAHPRVVAKATEHGLTLERGALRLHTPLGYPDLVAAVLASAGVVTDSGGLQKEAFLLRTPCTTIRPETEWVETVALGWNVLANTADEIREAVARPMPTPTSEQPYGDGHAARRVVEVLAASRR from the coding sequence GTGAAGATCCTCAGCGTCGTCGGTGCACGCCCGCAGTTCGTCAAGCTCGCACCGATCGCTCGTGCCGCCACCGACGCAGGCGTAGACCACGTCATCGTCCACACCGGGCAGCACTACGACCCCATGTTGTCCGACGTCTTCTTTCGTGAGCTCGGCATCCCCGACCCGGACGTGCACCTCGGTGTCGGCTCCGCGAGTCACGGCGTCCAGACTGGAGCCATCCTGGGCGCCCTCGACGGCGTGCTGGAGGAGCATCGGCCAGACTGGGTGCTCGCCTACGGCGACACGAACTCGACATTGGCTGCTGCGATCGCCGCGGTCAAGCTCCACTATCCCCTGGCGCATCTTGAGGCCGGGCTCCGCTCGTTCAACCGGCGGATGCCAGAGGAACTCAACCGCGTGCTAACTGACCACGCTGCGGACCTGTGCCTGGCCCCGACAGAGGTCGGCATGAAGCACCTTGTGGACGAGGGCCTTGCCGATCACTCCATCCTCGTCGGCGACGTGATGACGGACGTGCTCCTCCAGGTCCGCGATGCCGTGGCCGACCGCGAAGTACCGCTGCTCGATGACCTGGGCCTGGAACGCCAGGGCTTCTACATTGCCACCCTCCACAGGGCGGAGAACACGGACGACCCGGCGCGTCTGGACGCCGTCATCCAAGGCCTCAGCGAGCTCGACCACCCCGTCGTCCTCCTCGCACACCCGCGCGTCGTTGCGAAGGCGACGGAGCACGGCCTGACGCTCGAACGAGGCGCACTGCGCCTGCACACGCCACTCGGCTACCCGGACCTCGTGGCCGCCGTACTGGCCTCGGCCGGGGTTGTCACGGACTCGGGCGGCCTCCAGAAGGAGGCATTCCTCTTGCGGACCCCCTGCACCACGATTCGACCCGAGACGGAGTGGGTGGAGACCGTCGCGCTGGGATGGAACGTCCTGGCCAACACGGCCGACGAGATCCGGGAAGCCGTGGCGCGTCCGATGCCCACGCCAACGTCGGAGCAGCCCTACGGTGACGGACACGCAGCGCGGCGTGTGGTCGAGGTACTGGCGGCGTCGCGCCGATGA
- a CDS encoding glycosyltransferase family 4 protein, protein MKILLVTPWFPTTVAPESGLFVLRDALALAMVADVSVLHLDWNSDTTSLAGIDPAIRVQRVRLDRRDPRAYLRARKHVRAAARQADVVHTHALTGLVPFLVGRPAPARSPWVHTEHWSGLTASETLGRAERVMRRLLLPVLRRPDVVVVACRRLAEPIGALRRGRVEVVPCVVDDPPQVREATRDPHLLRLVGVGGLIDRKGPLTALATVAELRRRGMPAQLTWVGTGPLREAVLDAAKEAGLEEDVHLAGALPPAEVAAELDAADMFILPTSGDNFCVVVAEALTHGRPVVSGASTGAVDYAVAAVSEFVESRDAFAYADAVVSLRERTARMSAADIAGTVRGAFSSEAVAHRLMAVYGQLVHP, encoded by the coding sequence ATGAAAATTCTCCTCGTCACACCATGGTTCCCGACGACCGTGGCGCCCGAGTCCGGACTCTTCGTGCTCCGGGACGCGCTGGCCCTGGCCATGGTCGCCGACGTGTCAGTGCTCCATCTCGACTGGAACAGTGACACGACCAGCCTTGCCGGGATCGATCCTGCGATCCGCGTGCAGCGGGTGCGGCTCGACCGGCGCGACCCACGCGCATATCTTCGGGCGCGAAAGCACGTCCGCGCGGCAGCGCGTCAGGCGGATGTCGTGCACACTCATGCCCTCACTGGACTCGTCCCGTTCCTCGTTGGGCGCCCTGCTCCGGCACGTTCGCCGTGGGTGCACACCGAGCACTGGTCCGGGCTGACCGCTTCGGAGACGCTCGGACGCGCGGAGCGCGTCATGAGACGGCTCCTCCTTCCCGTGTTGCGGCGTCCGGACGTCGTCGTGGTGGCCTGTCGTCGACTCGCCGAGCCGATCGGGGCGCTACGACGAGGACGTGTCGAAGTGGTGCCCTGCGTCGTGGACGACCCACCTCAGGTCCGAGAAGCAACGCGCGATCCGCACCTTCTGCGCCTCGTTGGTGTCGGAGGTCTGATCGACCGGAAGGGCCCGCTGACCGCACTCGCAACCGTCGCGGAGCTCCGCCGGCGCGGGATGCCCGCACAGTTGACGTGGGTTGGAACGGGGCCGCTCCGCGAAGCGGTGCTCGATGCGGCGAAAGAGGCGGGGCTCGAGGAAGACGTGCATCTGGCCGGTGCGCTGCCTCCCGCAGAGGTCGCAGCCGAGCTCGACGCGGCCGACATGTTCATCCTCCCGACGAGCGGTGACAACTTCTGCGTCGTGGTCGCAGAGGCGCTGACGCACGGCCGTCCCGTGGTCAGCGGGGCGTCGACAGGAGCGGTCGACTACGCGGTCGCCGCGGTCAGCGAGTTCGTGGAGAGCAGGGACGCGTTCGCCTACGCCGACGCCGTGGTGTCGCTGAGGGAGCGAACAGCGCGGATGTCCGCAGCCGACATCGCGGGCACCGTCCGTGGTGCGT